In the Ignavibacteriota bacterium genome, one interval contains:
- a CDS encoding branched-chain amino acid transaminase, with protein sequence MPVKPVEKIWMNGTLVNWNDAKIHILSHVIHYGSSWFEGIRCYDTKKGSAIFRLEKHLERLYDSCKIYHAEIPYTKQQLEDAVIQTILANKLPACYIRPIVYRGYGDVGVNPLNNPVDVTIAVWDWGTYLGGEALNNGIDVCVSSWARPAPNTMPTIAKAGGNYLNASLIKTEAVKRGYVEGIALDVHGFVSEGSGENIFIIKNGDVLTPPLTSSILPGVTRSSVMTLLRNSGYRVIEAPVARELLHIADEIFFTGTAAEITPIRSVDGFPVGEGKPGPITKEVQRQFFDVVHQGNDTRGWLKFIGND encoded by the coding sequence ATGCCCGTAAAACCTGTAGAAAAAATCTGGATGAATGGAACGCTCGTCAACTGGAACGATGCAAAGATTCATATTCTCTCGCATGTGATTCATTATGGCTCCAGTTGGTTCGAGGGAATCCGCTGTTACGACACGAAGAAAGGCTCTGCAATTTTCCGTCTCGAAAAACATCTCGAACGGTTGTATGATTCGTGCAAAATTTATCATGCGGAAATTCCATACACGAAACAACAACTTGAAGATGCTGTCATTCAAACTATTCTTGCCAACAAACTTCCCGCATGTTATATCCGCCCGATTGTGTATCGCGGCTATGGCGATGTCGGCGTTAACCCGCTCAACAATCCGGTTGATGTTACGATTGCCGTGTGGGACTGGGGAACGTATCTCGGCGGCGAAGCGCTGAACAACGGCATTGACGTTTGCGTTTCGTCGTGGGCGCGCCCCGCGCCAAACACGATGCCGACAATTGCAAAGGCGGGAGGGAATTATCTGAACGCATCACTCATCAAAACCGAAGCGGTGAAGCGCGGGTATGTTGAGGGAATCGCTCTCGATGTTCACGGCTTTGTCAGCGAAGGAAGCGGAGAGAATATTTTTATCATCAAGAATGGAGATGTTCTTACACCTCCACTGACTTCAAGCATTTTACCTGGTGTTACACGTTCATCCGTGATGACGTTACTCCGCAACAGCGGCTACCGTGTCATCGAAGCGCCTGTTGCCCGCGAACTTCTGCATATCGCTGATGAAATCTTCTTTACCGGAACCGCGGCGGAAATTACACCGATTCGTTCCGTTGACGGATTTCCCGTTGGTGAAGGAAAACCCGGACCAATTACCAAAGAAGTTCAGCGGCAATTCTTCGATGTCGTTCACCAAGGAAACGATACGCGGGGTTGGTTGAAGTTTATCGGGAATGATTGA
- the purU gene encoding formyltetrahydrofolate deformylase, whose translation MNSIIFLIDCPDRKGLVASISTFFYERGFNILHCQQYTDVERNQYFMRLKLDMNSLNVSRKQLEDEFAEFGKEYQLRWSVHYSDYIQKTAILVTKAPHCLYDLLVRQQEGELPCEIPLIVSNRPALEHIADKFRIPFVCLPVTPETKIKQEEELQKLLRQYRIDVVVMARYMQVLSKEFVEEYAGRIINIHHAFLPAFQGASPYQQAYERGVKMIGATAHYATAELDGGPIIEQDVERVNHEQTIEELSRIGIDIERIVLARAVKAHLERRIIISGKRTIVFSTGV comes from the coding sequence ATGAACTCCATTATCTTTCTCATTGATTGTCCCGACCGAAAAGGATTGGTGGCAAGCATCAGCACATTTTTTTATGAACGCGGGTTTAATATTCTGCATTGCCAGCAATACACTGATGTCGAACGAAACCAGTATTTCATGCGGCTGAAATTGGACATGAACTCACTGAACGTTTCACGCAAGCAATTGGAGGATGAATTCGCTGAGTTCGGGAAAGAGTATCAACTCCGCTGGTCTGTACATTATTCGGATTATATTCAGAAAACGGCAATTCTTGTAACGAAAGCCCCGCATTGTTTGTATGATTTGTTAGTACGTCAGCAGGAGGGAGAATTGCCATGCGAGATTCCGCTTATCGTCAGCAACCGTCCTGCGCTGGAACACATTGCAGATAAGTTCCGGATACCATTCGTTTGCCTGCCCGTAACCCCGGAAACAAAAATCAAACAAGAAGAAGAACTGCAAAAGTTGTTACGTCAATACAGGATTGATGTTGTCGTGATGGCAAGATATATGCAAGTTTTATCAAAAGAGTTTGTTGAAGAATACGCGGGAAGAATCATCAATATCCATCATGCGTTTCTTCCGGCATTTCAGGGGGCGAGTCCGTATCAGCAGGCGTACGAGCGCGGCGTGAAAATGATTGGCGCAACCGCACACTATGCGACTGCTGAGTTAGATGGCGGACCTATTATTGAGCAGGATGTTGAACGGGTAAATCACGAACAGACGATAGAAGAACTCTCGCGTATCGGGATCGACATCGAACGAATTGTATTGGCGCGTGCAGTGAAAGCGCATCTCGAACGGAGAATAATTATTTCGGGAAAGCGAACGATTGTGTTTTCGACAGGTGTGTAA
- a CDS encoding shikimate kinase — MTKHTRIYFTGFMGSGKSTLAPPVANVLGFDSLDLDVEIEHRVGYSVSEIFEQHGELYFRRLEQELLQEFSTRQNIVVALGGGTVAFENNLEQIKSNGLLVYLEVEPDILLKRIRRKQHRPLLKDSSGAQLPETAMREKIISLLQIREHYYNQADITITMDDSSIALTVDKVVRLLRKHVQE; from the coding sequence ATGACAAAACACACGAGAATATATTTCACCGGTTTTATGGGAAGCGGAAAAAGTACGCTCGCTCCACCTGTTGCAAATGTACTTGGGTTTGATTCGCTTGATTTAGATGTGGAAATTGAACATCGTGTCGGTTACTCTGTTTCAGAAATATTTGAACAGCATGGTGAACTGTATTTTCGCAGACTTGAGCAGGAATTGTTACAAGAGTTTTCAACAAGACAAAATATTGTTGTTGCTCTCGGGGGAGGAACCGTGGCGTTTGAAAATAATCTCGAACAAATTAAATCAAATGGCTTGTTAGTCTACTTGGAAGTCGAACCGGATATTCTTCTCAAACGCATTCGACGAAAACAACATCGTCCACTCCTCAAAGATTCAAGCGGCGCACAGTTACCCGAAACCGCGATGCGGGAAAAAATTATTTCCCTTCTTCAAATTCGCGAGCACTATTACAATCAGGCAGATATAACAATCACTATGGATGACTCAAGTATCGCGTTGACAGTTGATAAAGTAGTCCGGCTTCTCCGAAAGCACGTTCAGGAATAA
- a CDS encoding outer membrane beta-barrel protein translates to MRFSNQWKTIITFVVMVFCFQPAESQTSRYALSVNGSITTSSRLFYHPFDPDEVTRNQSLPLNGVWGVGIDIRRELGWNIQVGVNIELLWNEVEVEIPGNQKKILTTDGYRALPVELSGYFSIPFSTEKFRMYMGGGVGMYFGERKYSYAGVESKITERTPGIGIHVLSGFEFALTSGIAIRTELKFRDVQFESTNVFPLDATFPPSTPLPEQTPFPSKISIDGIQFGAGLVYQF, encoded by the coding sequence ATGAGATTTTCAAATCAATGGAAAACCATCATCACGTTTGTGGTGATGGTTTTTTGTTTTCAGCCCGCTGAATCTCAAACATCCCGCTATGCGCTGTCGGTCAACGGCTCCATCACAACTTCCTCCCGGTTATTTTATCATCCATTTGACCCCGACGAAGTAACACGAAACCAATCTCTCCCGCTCAATGGAGTTTGGGGAGTTGGAATTGATATCCGTCGTGAACTCGGATGGAACATTCAGGTAGGAGTAAACATAGAACTACTTTGGAATGAGGTTGAAGTGGAAATTCCCGGCAATCAAAAGAAAATTCTTACTACCGATGGATATAGAGCGCTTCCGGTTGAACTTTCAGGATATTTCTCTATTCCCTTCAGTACGGAAAAATTTCGGATGTATATGGGAGGCGGGGTCGGAATGTATTTCGGTGAACGAAAATATTCCTACGCTGGTGTTGAGTCGAAAATTACCGAGCGAACTCCGGGAATCGGAATTCATGTATTAAGCGGATTTGAGTTCGCACTTACATCCGGTATCGCGATTCGCACTGAACTAAAATTTCGCGATGTGCAGTTTGAATCCACCAACGTCTTTCCGCTCGATGCAACATTCCCTCCTTCAACTCCGCTTCCGGAACAAACACCGTTTCCCTCGAAAATCAGTATTGACGGAATACAGTTTGGCGCGGGACTCGTGTATCAGTTTTAA
- a CDS encoding peptidylprolyl isomerase, with the protein MTKAFAIFAGVFVVYIVLDWGMDLTGRKQASRNIESQEIGNVNGHSISAKDFAELVRQAAENQKAQTGQELDENQLRTLRDQIWNQVVEEKLFEDEIARLGISVTDQEIIDWVKGDNPPAFLVQQFTDSTGTFNRAAYDNAIQNPQNAQIWVKVEDYLRKQRQREKLQSMIMAGTRVTENEILQRFIDQNIKYDADCILFDPNVMVKDEEVTVTDDDMKKVYNENSEEFKQEATRKLKYVNFPVAPSAADTEAVMNEMADLKRKASEGADFVELAKTYSETPVAETFFKHGELNPDKETSVFAANAGDVIGPTTEPDGYHLIKVLEFKEGADEFVRASHILVNIENNDSVKALKEAKDIFAKTKTEDFAQLAVQFSKDGSAAKGGDLGWFGKGRMVKPFEDAAFKAKVGQIVGPVKSQFGYHIIKVTAKDKREVKIADIHMQVRLSSSTRENILQQAQDLAYISKESGDLLKHATELNFQVTETQSFQKDAVIPGIGMHSGLSKFAFTGKLGDVSDVQTLPNGGYGVFMISDIKDAGLRPFEELKTTLEPRVKREKKMEKIKSTVEQVRQQFSPSDSLSKISIIKPGFTAQNLRQFSLNGFVPNIGRDLKFSGAVSKMNVGELSGVVEGQRGYYIVKLLSKSNFDSTAYNAQKNNLRTQLMSERRNKAFSDWSTKLKKNAEIVDNRDMWYR; encoded by the coding sequence ATGACGAAAGCATTTGCAATTTTTGCAGGTGTTTTTGTGGTTTATATCGTTCTCGATTGGGGAATGGACCTCACGGGACGAAAACAGGCTTCCCGCAACATCGAATCACAGGAAATCGGAAACGTCAACGGACACAGCATTTCTGCGAAAGACTTTGCAGAACTTGTCCGCCAAGCGGCTGAAAATCAGAAAGCACAGACAGGTCAGGAGCTTGATGAAAATCAGTTGCGCACGTTGAGAGACCAAATCTGGAATCAGGTCGTTGAAGAAAAGTTGTTTGAAGATGAAATTGCTCGTCTCGGTATTTCCGTTACCGACCAGGAAATTATTGACTGGGTAAAGGGAGACAATCCCCCTGCCTTTCTTGTTCAACAATTCACCGATTCGACCGGAACATTTAACCGGGCGGCGTATGATAACGCAATTCAAAACCCGCAGAACGCTCAAATCTGGGTTAAGGTTGAAGACTACCTCCGCAAACAACGCCAGCGTGAAAAACTCCAGAGCATGATTATGGCGGGAACGCGCGTTACCGAGAACGAAATTCTTCAACGCTTCATTGACCAGAATATTAAGTACGATGCTGATTGTATTCTCTTCGACCCGAACGTCATGGTAAAGGATGAAGAAGTTACGGTGACAGACGACGACATGAAAAAAGTCTATAACGAAAACTCAGAGGAATTCAAACAAGAAGCAACGCGAAAATTAAAGTATGTGAATTTCCCGGTTGCACCGTCAGCAGCAGACACAGAAGCAGTCATGAATGAAATGGCTGACCTGAAAAGAAAAGCATCGGAAGGAGCGGACTTTGTTGAACTTGCGAAAACATATTCCGAAACTCCGGTCGCAGAAACATTTTTCAAACACGGTGAACTGAACCCGGACAAAGAAACATCGGTCTTCGCCGCGAACGCCGGAGACGTAATCGGACCAACAACAGAACCCGACGGGTATCATCTCATCAAAGTGCTTGAGTTCAAAGAAGGCGCAGATGAATTTGTACGCGCAAGTCATATTCTCGTGAACATCGAAAATAATGACAGCGTAAAAGCGCTCAAAGAAGCAAAAGATATTTTTGCCAAAACAAAGACGGAAGATTTCGCTCAACTCGCCGTGCAATTTTCTAAAGATGGTTCGGCGGCGAAAGGCGGCGACCTCGGTTGGTTTGGAAAAGGAAGAATGGTGAAACCGTTTGAAGATGCTGCTTTCAAAGCAAAAGTCGGACAGATAGTCGGACCGGTGAAAAGCCAGTTCGGGTATCACATTATCAAAGTCACTGCAAAAGATAAGCGCGAAGTGAAGATTGCCGACATTCACATGCAGGTTCGGTTGAGTTCATCAACACGGGAAAATATTCTCCAGCAGGCACAAGACCTCGCGTATATTTCGAAAGAGAGCGGAGACTTGTTAAAACATGCAACCGAACTGAATTTTCAGGTAACGGAAACACAATCATTTCAAAAAGATGCTGTTATTCCCGGAATCGGAATGCACTCTGGTTTGAGTAAATTTGCATTCACCGGAAAACTTGGCGACGTGAGCGATGTTCAAACACTTCCCAACGGCGGATACGGCGTATTTATGATTTCCGATATTAAAGATGCAGGTCTCCGTCCGTTTGAAGAACTGAAAACGACGCTTGAACCCCGAGTGAAGCGTGAAAAGAAGATGGAGAAAATAAAATCAACCGTTGAACAAGTTCGACAACAATTTTCTCCTTCAGATAGTTTGAGTAAGATTTCAATCATTAAGCCGGGCTTTACCGCACAAAATCTCCGTCAATTTTCCTTGAATGGATTTGTTCCGAACATTGGCAGAGATTTGAAATTCTCCGGCGCAGTTTCCAAGATGAATGTCGGTGAATTATCGGGAGTAGTTGAAGGACAACGCGGGTATTATATTGTGAAGTTACTCAGCAAATCGAATTTTGATTCGACTGCCTATAATGCACAGAAAAACAATCTTCGTACTCAGTTGATGTCTGAACGACGCAACAAGGCATTCTCCGATTGGTCAACAAAATTAAAGAAGAATGCCGAAATCGTTGACAACCGTGACATGTGGTATCGTTAA
- a CDS encoding tetratricopeptide repeat protein, giving the protein MQDFDFENFDNDADASKANKNNPDDSLKELEERLRKEKFSPGNVELLEEIVSIYLRYAKYNEALHFANILLEYVPYSAENWYNKGLALSHLERHQEALESFSKAVSLDPSESEFSIACGLSLDSLARFDEAIQWYDSVLEQHPEDSDALISKVLSLERMNRWNDAVASLKSLLLMNPEQTDAWHELGFCYDVLEQFEESLKCYERTLDSDPYNHAAWYNRGIVLNKIGKYIQAIDSYDFALAIKENFFHAWFNKGNAFANLGRLHDAIECYKQSIRIQPEDIASWHNMGSAYEDMEMLKEAIKCYTVALRYEPLHVESLFARGCCYDVLEQPKKAYNDFTKALSVKKNIPDLWYAKANIAYNLGKWREAIIAYKMAVRYDPLNLEAWLDLGETLLEYGYYREALKAFNKCIELKPEWSDAFYSKAKVLFLQRKTFEAIETLKKAFELNPENRKRFEKEFPGVRSIKEFTNILLTK; this is encoded by the coding sequence ATGCAAGATTTTGATTTTGAAAATTTCGACAACGATGCTGATGCATCGAAAGCGAACAAGAATAATCCGGACGATTCGCTCAAGGAATTAGAAGAGCGATTGAGAAAAGAGAAATTCAGCCCGGGCAATGTTGAACTTCTCGAAGAAATCGTCTCGATTTATCTTCGGTACGCGAAGTACAATGAAGCATTGCACTTTGCCAATATCCTGTTAGAATATGTTCCCTACAGTGCGGAGAACTGGTATAACAAAGGGCTGGCACTCAGCCATCTTGAGCGGCATCAGGAAGCGTTGGAAAGTTTTAGTAAAGCGGTAAGTCTCGACCCGTCAGAATCGGAGTTCTCCATCGCGTGCGGACTTTCGCTCGATAGTCTTGCCCGGTTCGATGAAGCGATTCAATGGTATGATTCCGTGCTGGAACAACACCCGGAAGATAGTGATGCGCTTATCAGCAAAGTGCTTTCGCTTGAACGAATGAATCGCTGGAACGATGCTGTAGCGTCGTTGAAATCTCTCCTTTTGATGAATCCCGAACAGACCGATGCCTGGCACGAACTCGGATTTTGTTATGATGTGCTTGAACAGTTTGAAGAATCACTCAAGTGCTATGAACGGACGTTGGACAGCGACCCGTATAATCACGCCGCGTGGTACAATCGAGGTATTGTACTGAACAAGATTGGAAAATATATTCAGGCAATTGACAGTTACGATTTCGCTCTTGCCATCAAAGAAAATTTTTTCCATGCATGGTTCAACAAGGGAAATGCGTTCGCGAACTTAGGACGATTACATGATGCGATAGAATGTTACAAGCAATCCATCCGTATTCAGCCCGAAGATATTGCTTCATGGCACAACATGGGAAGCGCGTACGAGGATATGGAAATGTTGAAGGAAGCAATCAAGTGTTATACGGTTGCGTTGCGCTACGAGCCGTTACATGTAGAATCGTTGTTTGCGCGCGGGTGTTGTTATGATGTGTTGGAACAGCCGAAGAAAGCGTATAATGATTTCACCAAAGCGCTCTCAGTGAAGAAGAATATTCCTGACCTGTGGTATGCGAAAGCGAATATTGCCTATAACTTGGGTAAATGGCGAGAAGCAATTATCGCATACAAGATGGCTGTTCGATACGACCCGCTCAATCTCGAAGCGTGGCTGGACCTGGGAGAAACGTTGCTGGAGTACGGTTACTATCGCGAAGCATTGAAAGCATTCAACAAATGTATTGAGTTGAAACCGGAGTGGAGCGACGCATTCTATAGCAAAGCGAAAGTGTTATTCCTCCAAAGGAAAACATTCGAAGCCATCGAAACACTCAAGAAAGCGTTTGAACTCAACCCAGAAAACAGAAAACGTTTTGAAAAAGAATTCCCCGGCGTTCGTTCCATCAAAGAATTTACCAATATTCTTCTAACGAAGTAG
- the larE gene encoding ATP-dependent sacrificial sulfur transferase LarE, translating into MKDGTLDILHHSITPLLHSKYLKLTEVLRSLGSVVIGYSGGVDSTLLLKVATDVLGKNALAVIGKSETYPTREYEEAVNLAESFGARYEVVTTEETDNLKFQENPPNRCYFCKTELFSKLHIIAEKKNIPWIADGTITDDVGDFRPGMKAKKENNVRSPLLEAELSKAEVRELSKHLGLPTWEKGSFACLASRFPYYFGITKENLMKVDSAESLLRDLGFKYFRVRHHDDKTARIEVAPEELARLFDATVREQIVSHLKALGFTYVTLDLQGYRSGSMNETLSAKEKSGFMSM; encoded by the coding sequence ATGAAAGACGGAACACTCGATATTCTCCATCACTCCATTACTCCACTTCTCCACTCGAAATATCTTAAACTAACAGAAGTGTTACGTTCGCTCGGTTCGGTAGTGATTGGCTACTCAGGCGGAGTTGACAGCACGCTTCTTCTGAAAGTTGCAACAGATGTTCTTGGGAAGAACGCGCTTGCCGTCATCGGAAAATCCGAAACATATCCGACGCGTGAATATGAAGAAGCGGTGAACCTTGCAGAGAGTTTCGGCGCGCGCTACGAAGTAGTTACGACGGAAGAAACGGATAATCTCAAATTTCAGGAGAATCCTCCCAACAGGTGTTACTTCTGCAAGACAGAATTATTCTCGAAACTCCACATCATTGCTGAGAAAAAAAATATTCCGTGGATTGCCGACGGAACAATTACCGATGATGTCGGAGATTTCCGGCCGGGGATGAAAGCGAAGAAAGAAAACAATGTCCGCTCGCCGTTACTCGAAGCGGAACTCTCGAAAGCGGAGGTACGGGAACTTTCCAAACATCTCGGCTTGCCGACGTGGGAGAAAGGTTCGTTCGCATGTCTTGCTTCCCGCTTCCCCTATTATTTCGGAATTACCAAGGAGAACCTTATGAAAGTTGATTCGGCAGAATCGTTGCTGAGAGATTTGGGATTCAAATATTTCCGCGTTCGTCACCACGATGATAAAACCGCCCGCATCGAAGTTGCACCGGAAGAACTTGCGCGTTTGTTTGATGCAACAGTGCGCGAACAAATCGTATCGCATCTCAAAGCGCTCGGCTTTACCTACGTTACGCTCGACTTGCAAGGCTACCGCTCCGGCTCGATGAATGAGACATTGAGTGCGAAAGAAAAATCCGGTTTTATGTCAATGTAG